Proteins encoded within one genomic window of Vicia villosa cultivar HV-30 ecotype Madison, WI unplaced genomic scaffold, Vvil1.0 ctg.001280F_1_1, whole genome shotgun sequence:
- the LOC131634307 gene encoding F-box/LRR-repeat protein At4g14103-like isoform X1, with protein sequence MQRWRICEEDKISRLPDEILSHILSFLTTKKAVRTSLLSKRWTDLWQSCHIIDFTDIQVYCNRTNRRFNKLVESVLATAGSRNINTFLLEILYGHPHFAYKVSFRNVVKWVNKIVLQNELKNLCLHLDVDEYDDEDNNEDEHFLPKLPNCIFTCKTLVSLDLRRFRVKGFSFSSDGFGFPSLKTLHLDDIKFPRGRDFLLLLSGCPILEDLKLFQVYLECWFNESVILKEFESLSLPKLIRTYIIESLCDILPLKALATSKSLCLDTLQHHLAFKAQAQTQVPSDDIPIFYNLTHLKLHNSWDLVVRVLHHCPKLQNIELFEDMYGARGNGDDNEESCEELEFVPQCLLSHLRSCTIQNLGRLERDLILPMYILKNARVLQTMKIKIWYRSEQSEIERKFSLCSKASASCQLLFYASFVNV encoded by the exons atgcagCGATGGCGAATTTGCGAAGAAGATAAAATCAGCCGTTTGCCGGACGAAATCCTCAGCCACATTCTCTCTTTTCTAACCACCAAAAAGGCAGTTCGCACAAGTTTACTGTCCAAGAGATGGACTGATCTATGGCAATCTTGCCACATTATCGACTTCACCGATATTCAAGTATATTGCAACAGAACTAATCGCAGATTTAACAAGCTTGTCGAGTCTGTTTTGGCCACCGCCGGCTCTCGCAACATCAACACTTTCCTTCTCGAAATCCTGTACGGTCATCCTCATTTTGCTTATAAGGTCAGTTTTCGCAATGTAGTCAAATGGGTTAACAAGATTGTTCTTCAAAATGAACTCAAAAATCTTTGTCTTCATCTAGATGTGGATGAATACGATGATGAAGATAACAATGAAGATGAACATTTTTTACCTAAATTGCCTAACTGTATTTTCACTTGCAAAACCCTTGTGAGTCTCGATCTCCGGCGGTTCCGTGTTAagggtttttctttttcttctgatGGATTTGGATTTCCATCACTCAAAACGCTTCATTTGGATGACATTAAGTTTCCGAGAGGTCGGGATTTTTTGTTGCTTTTATCCGGATGTCCGATTCTCGAGGATTTAAAACTGTTTCAGGTATATTTGGAATGTTGGTTTAATGAGTCTGTTATTCTAAAGGAGTTTGAAAGCTTAAGCTTACCCAAATTGATAAGAACTTATATTATTGAAAGTTTGTGTGACATTTTACCTTTGAAAGCACTCGCTACTTCTAAGTCTTTGTGCTTAGATACATTACAACACCATTTAGCATTCAAG GCCCAGGCCCAGACTCAGGTTCCATCCGATGATATCCCTATCTTTTATAATTTGACCCACTTGAAGCTTCATAATAGTTGGGATTTGGTTGTACGAGTGCTCCACCACTGTCCCAAGCTTCAAAATATAGAACTTTTCGAG GATATGTACGGGGCAAGGGGGAACGGAGATGATAACGAAGAAAGTTGTGAGGAATTAGAATTTGTTCCACAATGTCTTTTATCCCACCTAAGAAGTTGCACTATTCAGAATCTTGGACGCCTAGAGCGGGATCTTATATTACCAATGTATATTTTGAAGAATGCAAGAGTTTTACAAACCATGAAAATTAAAATCTGGTACCGAAGTGAACaatctgaaatagaaagaaaATTCTCTTTATGCTCGAAAGCCTCTGCATCATGCCAACTCTTATTTTATGCCAGCTTTGTTAATGTCTAA
- the LOC131634301 gene encoding F-box/FBD/LRR-repeat protein At1g51370-like, which translates to MQRCRISEEDKISRLPDEILSHILSFLTTKKAVRTSLLSKRWTDLWQSCDTIDFTDILVHCNRTNRRCNKLVESVLATTDSRSINTFLLEILYGHPHFAYKVSFRNVVKWVNKIVLQHQLKNLCLHLDVDEYDDEDNNEDEHFLPKLPNCIFTCKTLVSLDLRRFRVQGFNFSSDGFGFPLLKTLHLDDVEFPKGRDFLLLLSGCPILEDLKLFHVYLECWFNESVILKEFESLSLPKLTRTDIIESLCRILPLKALATSKYLCLDRLQFHEPFKVNQAFDGIPIFPNLTHLKLTESWDLVVQVLHHCPKLQNIELYEAMYVARENEDNDLVPQCLLSHLRNCIIHDLGRLHRKFILPMYILKNARILQTMKIKIWYRSELSEIERKLSLCPKASATCQLFVHV; encoded by the exons atgcagCGATGTAGAATTTCCGAAGAAGATAAAATCAGCCGTTTGCCGGACGAAATCCTCAGCCACATTCTCTCTTTTCTGACCACCAAAAAGGCAGTTCGCACAAGCTTATTGTCCAAGAGATGGACTGATCTATGGCAATCTTGCGACACTATCGACTTCACCGATATTCTAGTTCATTGCAATAGAACTAATCGCAGATGTAACAAACTTGTCGAGTCCGTTTTGGCCACCACCGACTCTCGCTCCATCAACACTTTCCTTCTCGAAATCCTGTACGGTCATCCTCATTTTGCCTATAAGGTCAGTTTTCGCAATGTAGTGAAATGGGTTAACAAGATTGTTCTTCAACATCAACTCAAAAATCTTTGTCTTCATCTAGACGTGGATGAAtatgacgatgaagataacaatgaAGATGAACATTTTTTACCTAAATTGCCTAACTGTATTTTCACTTGTAAAACACTTGTAAGTCTCGATCTCCGGCGGTTCCGTGTTCAGGGTTTTAATTTTTCTTCCGATGGATTTGGATTTCCGTTACTCAAAACCCTTCATTTGGATGACGTTGAGTTTCCAAAAGGTCGGGATTTTTTGTTGCTTCTATCCGGATGTCCAATTCTTGAGGATTTAAAACTATTTCATGTATATTTGGAATGTTGGTTTAATGAGTCTGTTATTCTCAAGGAGTTTGAAAGCTTAAGCTTACCCAAATTGACAAGAACTGATATTATTGAAAGTTTGTGTCGCATTTTACCTTTGAAAGCACTCGCTACTTCTAAGTATTTGTGCTTAGATAGATTACAATTCCATGAACCTTTCAAG gtGAATCAGGCATTTGATGGTATACCCATCTTTCCTAATTTGACTCATTTGAAGCTCACTGAAAGTTGGGATTTAGTAGTACAAGTGCTCCACCATTGTCCTAAGCTTCAAAATATCGAACTTTACGAG GCGATGTACGTGGCAAGGGAGAATGAAGATAATGATCTTGTTCCACAATGCCTTTTATCGCATCTTAGAAATTGCATTATTCATGACCTTGGACGCCTACATAGGAAGTTTATATTGCCAATGTATATTTTGAAGAATGCAAGAATTTTACAAACCATGAAAATCAAAATCTGGTACCGAAGTGAACTATCTGAAATAGAAAGAAAATTGTCCTTATGCCCAAAGGCCTCAGCAACATGCCAACTCTTTGTTCATGTTTAA
- the LOC131634304 gene encoding uncharacterized protein LOC131634304: MYSNPPMDYPYLTPSSHQWSIPPTYPTNPSFITPTTPSFPSFPWELFSPYYTNPYVPTPSPSLYPNHGYSPHPPNPNSYSSYSSSPHSYYYNNYHQQLQPTNTSSKIFNQYQTHFKNIRDSDRYLQVTHPTFKKNSKKNIYPCFAKKKLSTFSLIQRSRTTKPSSFFTFKLQTIHGDQTLSTFARNSPFQPSQNPNFQPPSRPNRWNNQNQWNPHNGHPNPNPSQSKSFVFAEPENLQTSEATLHTTLTPLALAANESLNSNNHEQYSIFRNEISLDVAGVSLLPGSKVSSTRNSGFLSIGCFPLYTEDVSEDESEDENEGIDVVLNDESQREIPVIVCFEYKQDFIGSVGAASTRMNPKNSISQIKRLIGKHFSDVDLHCNLNSLPYNVTAGPNRCPLIKVRAGVEMVLIDAVASSLRVPLWRFIGGASNTITTDITIPIVSSAEAAELASKYYKQGFKTLKLKVGKNLNADIKVLQAIRSNIAREKYGVIVAADERNTVIDKNELLVIHIPSYLSSIRKSVATVMVSYSSWNDYEGNDRITIPHRVNSTDLLQAGVFATIDRDSLRKILLIGEFEEYPDENRRHCNAQLVIMLNSFANELLFDWCGKSKSVEDCLAAVDGLCDLITETIGDTDPVKKYHMNISVFFTSIPDFWSRDHLFPIFPNHCLDGKPTARGILYDLTCDSDGNIDKFIGGKSSLPLQELTGLGRGYYLGMLLGRACEEELGGLHNLFGGPSVVKLLQSDIPHRFAVTRAVVGPYYADVVRVMHHEPQLMFDVADKWMLKEGLPISFREQVVQFIRQNSGQKDIRNDNTVTWLCYWSGPINPKLFKYVLLAASSSLKGHFLVAYFVGYRNMGWNSVVSVVAYVYTNRVFLFRLWDPGKIFTTLRTRLFLKGLVMIEKRNYLDK; this comes from the coding sequence atgtactcaaatcctcctatggattaCCCTTATCTTACACCTTCATCTCATCAATGGAGCATTCCTCCTACTTATCCCACAAACCCCTCTTTCATAACTCCTACCACACCTTCATTTCCATCCTTTCCATGGGAACTTTTCTCACCCTATTacacaaatccatatgttccaacACCATCCCCAAGTTTGTATCCAAATCATGGGTATTCACCACATCCACCAAACCCTAACTCATATTCATCTTATTCATCATCTCCTCATTCATATTACTACAATAATTATCATcaacaacttcaaccaacaaACACCTCTTCTAAAATTTTTAATCAATATCAAacccattttaaaaatataagagATTCTGATAGGTATCTGCAAGTGACCCATCCCACTTTTaagaaaaactccaaaaaaaatatttatcctTGTTTTGCGAAAAAGAAATTGTCGACATTTTCACTGATTCAGCGTTCACGAACCACAAAACCTTCTTCTTTTTTTACCTTCAAGCTACAAACCATCCACGGAGACCAAACCTTGAGTACCTTTGCTCGCAACTCACCATTTCAACCTTCTCAAAACCCCAATTTTCAACCACCCAGTCGTCCCAATCGATGGAACAATCAGAATCAATGGAACCCCCATAATGGGCATCCTAACCCTAATCCCAGTCAATCCAAATCATTTGTTTTTGCGGAACCAGAGAATCTCCAGACCTCCGAAGCCACTCTCCACACCACTCTCACTCCTCTTGCTCTCGCTGCTAACGAATCCCTAAATTCCAACAACCACGAACAATACTCTATTTTCCGTAACGAAATCTCCCTCGATGTCGCCGGAGTTTCGCTGCTGCCAGGTTCAAAGGTGTCTTCTACAAGAAATTCAGGATTTCTGTCTATTGGATGTTTCCCGTTATACACAGAGGACGTCTCAGAGGATGAAAGCGAGGATGAAAACGAAGGGATTGATGTTGTGTTAAACGATGAATCTCAACGTGAAATCCCTGTtattgtgtgttttgagtataagCAAGATTTCATTGGTAGTGTTGGTGCTGCTTCGACTAGGATGAACCCTAAGAATTCAATTTCTCAGATTAAGAGGCTTATTGGGAAGCATTTTTCGGATGTTGATTTGCATTGTAATCTTAATTCTCTGCCTTATAATGTTACTGCAGGACCGAATAGATGTCCGTTGATTAAGGTTAGAGCTGGAGTAGAGATGGTATTAATCGACGCCGTTGCGAGTAGTCTTCGGGTGCCTTTGTGGAGGTTTATTGGTGGTGCTTCAAATACCATAACGACTGATATAACAATCCCGATTGTTTCTTCAGCTGAAGCAGCTGAATTGGCTTCTAAGTACTATAAACAAGGATTTAAGACTTTAAAGCTGAAAGTTGGAAAGAATCTGAATGCAGATATAAAAGTGCTTCAAGCCATACGGAGTAACATAGCAAGAGAAAAATATGGAGTAATTGTTGCAGCTGATGAGAGAAACACTGTTATAGATAAAAATGAATTGTTGGTAATTCACATACCAAGTTACTTAAGCTCCATTAGAAAAAGTGTGGCAACTGTTATGGTATCGTACTCAAGTTGGAATGATTATGAGGGAAATGATAGGATCACCATTCCGCATCGTGTAAACAGCACAGATTTGCTTCAAGCAGGAGTTTTTGCTACCATTGACAGAGATTCTCTAAGAAAGATTCTTTTGATAGGTGAATTTGAAGAGTATCCTGATGAGAACCGAAGGCATTGCAATGCTCAGTTAGTCATTATGCTAAATTCATTTGCAAATGAGCTTCTGTTTGATTGGTGCGGTAAGTCGAAGTCTGTTGAGGATTGCCTTGCTGCAGTGGATGGTCTTTGTGATTTGATTACAGAGACAATTGGGGATACGGATCCGGTTAAGAAGTACCATATGAATATTTCTGTGTTCTTCACTTCCATTCCGGATTTTTGGAGCCGAGATCACTTGTTTCCCATTTTCCCAAATCATTGTTTGGATGGGAAACCAACTGCGAGGGGTATTTTATATGACTTAACTTGTGACAGTGATGGGAATATTGACAAGTTCATCGGTGGTAAGTCAAGCTTGCCACTTCAGGAATTGACAGGACTTGGCAGAGGATACTATCTCGGAATGCTCTTAGGCAGGGCGTGCGAGGAGGAACTTGGTGGGTTGCACAACCTGTTTGGTGGCCCTAGTGTAGTTAAGTTGTTACAGAGCGATATTCCGCACAGGTTTGCTGTTACGCGGGCAGTTGTTGGACCGTATTATGCCGATGTTGTTCGAGTGATGCATCACGAGCCGCAACTCATGTTTGATGTTGCTGATAAATGGATGCTCAAGGAGGGTCTTCCTATTTCCTTTCGTGAACAAGTCGTGCAGTTCATACGCCAAAATAGTGGACAAAAGGATATAAGAAATGACAATACAGTCACATGGTTATGCTATTGGAGTGGCCCAATTAATCCAAAGCTATTCAAGTATGTGTTGCTGGCAGCTAGTAGTTCCTTAAAGGGTCATTTCTTGGTTGCATATTTTGTTGGCTATAGAAACATGGGCTGGAATTCTGTTGTAAGTGTGGTTGCATATGTCTACACTAATAGAGTTTTTCTCTTCAGACTATGGGATCCAGGGAAGAtttttacaaccttgaggacaaggttgtttttgaagGGGTTGGTAATGATAGAGAAGAGaaattatttagataaataa
- the LOC131634307 gene encoding F-box/LRR-repeat protein At4g14103-like isoform X2, which produces MQRWRICEEDKISRLPDEILSHILSFLTTKKAVRTSLLSKRWTDLWQSCHIIDFTDIQVYCNRTNRRFNKLVESVLATAGSRNINTFLLEILYGHPHFAYKVSFRNVVKWVNKIVLQNELKNLCLHLDVDEYDDEDNNEDEHFLPKLPNCIFTCKTLVSLDLRRFRVKGFSFSSDGFGFPSLKTLHLDDIKFPRGRDFLLLLSGCPILEDLKLFQAQAQTQVPSDDIPIFYNLTHLKLHNSWDLVVRVLHHCPKLQNIELFEDMYGARGNGDDNEESCEELEFVPQCLLSHLRSCTIQNLGRLERDLILPMYILKNARVLQTMKIKIWYRSEQSEIERKFSLCSKASASCQLLFYASFVNV; this is translated from the exons atgcagCGATGGCGAATTTGCGAAGAAGATAAAATCAGCCGTTTGCCGGACGAAATCCTCAGCCACATTCTCTCTTTTCTAACCACCAAAAAGGCAGTTCGCACAAGTTTACTGTCCAAGAGATGGACTGATCTATGGCAATCTTGCCACATTATCGACTTCACCGATATTCAAGTATATTGCAACAGAACTAATCGCAGATTTAACAAGCTTGTCGAGTCTGTTTTGGCCACCGCCGGCTCTCGCAACATCAACACTTTCCTTCTCGAAATCCTGTACGGTCATCCTCATTTTGCTTATAAGGTCAGTTTTCGCAATGTAGTCAAATGGGTTAACAAGATTGTTCTTCAAAATGAACTCAAAAATCTTTGTCTTCATCTAGATGTGGATGAATACGATGATGAAGATAACAATGAAGATGAACATTTTTTACCTAAATTGCCTAACTGTATTTTCACTTGCAAAACCCTTGTGAGTCTCGATCTCCGGCGGTTCCGTGTTAagggtttttctttttcttctgatGGATTTGGATTTCCATCACTCAAAACGCTTCATTTGGATGACATTAAGTTTCCGAGAGGTCGGGATTTTTTGTTGCTTTTATCCGGATGTCCGATTCTCGAGGATTTAAAACTGTTTCAG GCCCAGGCCCAGACTCAGGTTCCATCCGATGATATCCCTATCTTTTATAATTTGACCCACTTGAAGCTTCATAATAGTTGGGATTTGGTTGTACGAGTGCTCCACCACTGTCCCAAGCTTCAAAATATAGAACTTTTCGAG GATATGTACGGGGCAAGGGGGAACGGAGATGATAACGAAGAAAGTTGTGAGGAATTAGAATTTGTTCCACAATGTCTTTTATCCCACCTAAGAAGTTGCACTATTCAGAATCTTGGACGCCTAGAGCGGGATCTTATATTACCAATGTATATTTTGAAGAATGCAAGAGTTTTACAAACCATGAAAATTAAAATCTGGTACCGAAGTGAACaatctgaaatagaaagaaaATTCTCTTTATGCTCGAAAGCCTCTGCATCATGCCAACTCTTATTTTATGCCAGCTTTGTTAATGTCTAA